A window of the Cicer arietinum cultivar CDC Frontier isolate Library 1 chromosome 6, Cicar.CDCFrontier_v2.0, whole genome shotgun sequence genome harbors these coding sequences:
- the LOC101502231 gene encoding agamous-like MADS-box protein AGL15, which produces MGRGKIEIKRIENANSRQVTFSKRRTGLLKKAQELAILCDAEVAVIIFSNTGKLFEFSSSGMKRTLSRYNKCADSSETAVVEYKTEKEDSKMVEILKDEVAKLETNQLRLLGKDLTGLGLKELHHLEQQINEGLSSVKERKEELLMEQLEQSRIQEQKALLENETLRRQVEELRCLFPMTEHVIPTYLQYHHIERKNSFVENGVKCPSLARNCANDKADSDTTLHLGLPSDVHHKRNAPEKKTFSDDS; this is translated from the exons atgggTAGGGGAAAAATTGAGATAAAAAGGATTGAAAATGCTAATAGTAGACAAGTTACATTTTCAAAGAGAAGAACTGGGCTGTTAAAGAAGGCTCAGGAACTAGCCATTCTTTGTGATGCTGAGGTTGCtgttattattttctctaataCAGGCAAACTTTTCGAGTTTTCGAGTTCTGG TATGAAGCGAACACTTTCAAGATACAACAAATGTGCGGATTCTTCAGAGACTGCAGTAGTGGAATATAAAACAGAG AAGGAAGATTCTAAGATGGTGGAGATTCTTAAAGATGAAGTTGCAAAGCTAGAAACAAACCAATT ACGGCTATTGGGAAAAGATCTAACAGGATTAGGCTTAAAGGAACTGCATCATCTAGAGCAACAAATTAACGAGGGGTTATCGTCAGTGAAGGAGAGGAAG GAGGAATTACTTATGGAGCAACTGGAGCAGTCAAGAATACAG GAGCAGAAGGCTTTGCTGGAGAATGAAACTTTGAGGAGACAG GTCGAGGAGCTTCGGTGCTTGTTTCCGATGACAGAACATGTAATTCCAACTTATCTTCAGTATCACCATATAGAAAGAAAGAATTCCTTTGTAGAAAATGGTGTTAAATGTCCCAGCTTAGCCCGAAACTGCGCTAACGACAAAGCAGATTCAGACACCACATTGCACTTGGG GTTGCCAAGCGATGTTCATCACAAGAGGAATGCACCCGAGAAGAAAACATTTTCCGACGACTCGTAG
- the LOC105851337 gene encoding UPF0496 protein 4-like, with protein MVILLAQKFTRFYNKLENHHHHHYDHHEGEEPLKAFRSEVSKLIDELASDLKPGSKILSLIWIKKCLGIIPLINKAFAKLSFEIDYPMSKWETDSIEEYLSFTLCLLELFNSISSSLSHLEQARLSLIHALKVLENSSSLATRNLKAIKPSCFNPKFGEELCRKSDKARVFNGKEWIFNEALKELKSFGYWVCGVFLSSLCSDVKPYMEIKKKACGFDGSLVLKLDSIITEGLMNKTIMLKEVKDVNDDVDYLVVASDETKHDAAKELERKLNKFVKLCDVVKEEVDGLFSKVMILRTELIDQLRVQR; from the coding sequence ATGGTAATACTCTTAGCACAGAAATTTACAAGATTCTACAACAAGCTGGAGAATCACCACCACCATCACTATGATCACCATGAAGGTGAGGAACCCCTGAAGGCTTTTCGATCCGAAGTTTCAAAATTGATCGACGAATTAGCGTCAGATTTGAAACCCGGATCGAAGATCCTATCCTTGATTTGGATTAAAAAATGTCTTGGAATCATACCCTTGATCAACAAGGCTTTTGCAAAGCTTAGTTTTGAGATAGATTATCCAATGAGTAAATGGGAGACTGATTCTATTGAAGAATATCTCAGCTTCACCTTGTGTTTGCTAGAGCTGTTCAATTcaatttcttcttctctttctcatCTTGAACAAGCTAGGCTTTCATTGATTCATGCTTTGAAAGTATTGGAAAATTCATCATCTTTGGCTACTAGGAATCTCAAAGCAATTAAGCCAAGTTGTTTCAACCCAAAATTTGGTGAAGAGTTGTGTAGAAAAAGTGATAAAGCAAGGGTTTTTAATGGTAAAGAATGGATTTTTAATGAAGCTTTGAAAGAATTGAAGAGTTTTGGTTATTGGGTATGTGGAGTTTTTTTGTCTAGTTTGTGTAGTGATGTTAAGCCATACATGGAGATTAAGAAAAAAGCTTGTGGATTTGATGGTTCTTTAGTTCTCAAACTTGATTCTATAATCACTGAAGGGTTAATGAATAAAACTATAATGTTGAAGGAGGTTAAAGATGTTAATGATGATGTTGATTACCTTGTTGTTGCTTCTGATGAAACGAAACATGATGCTGCTAAGGAATTGGAGAGAAAGTTGAACAAGTTTGTGAAACTATGTGATGTTGTGAAAGAAGAGGTGGATGGTCTTTTTTCTAAGGTAATGATTTTGAGAACTGAGTTGATTGATCAATTAAGGgtacaaagataa